A window of Kangiella sp. TOML190 genomic DNA:
ATCTTGGCAGCAAATGCGCCAAGCATTAATCAGCGCAACATCACTGCCCTAACCCGCCTTGATCACAACCGCGCTCTGTACCAATTAGCGGAAAAGTCTGGCTCTGATATTGCTGAGATTAAGAAAATGATCATCTGGGGCAATCACTCGGTAACACAGGTTCCTGATATTGCTTTTGCTACCGTTGCTGGGGATGCAGCAGCGGATAAAGTTGACGCCGCTTGGGCCAAAGATGACTTTATGCCAACCGTAGCCAAACGCGGCGCAGCCGTAATCGCAGCGCGCGGTTCTTCTTCAGCAGCTTCTGCCGCTAACGCGGTATTGGATCATATGCGCGATTGGTGCTTAGGTTCAGAAAGCGGCGATTGGGTTTCTATGGCGGTTCCATCAGACGGTTCTTATGGCGTTGAAAAAGGCTTGATCTACTCATACCCAGTTGTGTGCAAAGACGGCGACTATGAAATCGTTCAAGGCCTAGAGGTTTCAGACTTCATCAAAGGTAAAATGGACGAGTCTGAGCAAGAGCTTAAAGAAGAAAGAGAAGCGGTAGCCGATCTATTCTAATTAGTGATTAGCTTCTGCGAGATTAAAAGCCCAGCATTTGCTGGGCTTTTTGTAATTAAAGCGTGGTATTGCAAGAGTAGCAAAGCAATCTCTTACAGACAGTTCGACTTGAATAAATGAAACAATACAAAGAAGCTTTTTTCTAGTTTTATGAACTGCTCGCTTTACAGTCTTTAGTAGCTATGGTCTGATGGCTTTGTTAAAAATGGAGCTACATAAAAGGATTTGTTATGAAGGGATCAAGTCTAGCAATCGCTGGTCAAAAAAGTATTCTTATCATTTTAGGCTTACAGCTAGTGCTGATAGGCTTTTTGGTTTATAACCAGTTTCGATTAGAGCAGAAGCTTGATACTTTAGCTATCCAAAAAAACACGTCGAAGCAAAAACAAAATTCCATTCAATCTATTTCTTCAGATAATTCAATGCAGGCTTCTGATGAGCCCGCACTATCAGAAACACAGTTTCGTAATATATTAAAACAAGAGCTTTTAGCAATATTGGAAAGTCAATCAATAGCACAAAAAGTCGTTGTTAGCCCGGTTCCTGCGCAATTAAAGCCGCCAATGTCACCAGAAGATTTGGATCAAATTAGTTTTGAGTTAGATCAGTATCTTGCTGATGGTAATTTTACGGCAGTGGAGTTAGCTGACTTTGAAAAAAGCTTGGCAAACTTTAATAAGGACGATCGTCAAAAAATTCTTAATCGGATGGTCAAGGCGGTCAATCGAAGTGGGGTTATTATATCCCAATAACATTTGAGTAGAAGGAAACTATTATGAAACTTAGAAAATATTTGATACTTTTTTTGGCGATGATGCCGCTAGCACTGTACGCAGGTTACACTCAGCCTTATCCGGTGGAAGTGGATACGGTCAATCGAATCGCTAATGGTGATATGGTATCGGCAAGATTTGCCGATAATGATTTGGAATTTATTGGCTGTGGCATCCGACAAATCGCTTCGGGAGGGTCTGTGATTTCTTTTGGTTTTTGTCAGGCACGTGAAGGCGCTGAAGGTAGCGAAAGTCTAATTTGCAATACCCAAGATGAAGCATTGCTGGATGCTATTGATGCCATTAGCGATTATTCGTTTGTGACCTTTAGTTGGAATGAGGATGGTGAATGTACCCGTATTGGTAATTCCACCCAGTCATTCTATATACCAAACTTTAAATTGAAGAAATAAATAAACTACCCTTATGAAACCCAGCATTGGCTGGGTTTTTTTATTGCTAGGATTATCATCATTAGCGCTTTCGCCGGAGTGACATTTGTTATTAAATGAACCTCTTGTAACTTTCATACGTCTAGTAATTAAAGGCATAAAATAAATAGTATGAAAACGAGTCGCGAGGAATTATTGGTGATTTCAGCACAAGCAGGTAATCAAGCTGCTTTAGCAGAGCTATACCAAAGTTTTTATAAGCCTCTGGTCAAGTTTGCATTTAAGCTTTGTGGTCACCACGATTGGGCACAAGATGCGGTGCAGGACGTATGGTTAGAGGTGGCTAAGAAACTGCGTAAGTTAAATGATCCCAAAGCATTTCGCAGTTGGATATTTCGGGCGGTACGTTGGCGTTGTATAGATTTAGCGCGTAAAGCTAATAAGCTGCAACAATTAGAGGATAGCGATCAACAAGCGGCTGAAGAACTAAAGTCAAAAGATTCGGGACTATTAAAGCTGATCGATAAATTGCCTGGATTAGAACGCCAAGCTATCTACTTATTTTATTTGCAAGAATTTTCGATTGCCGAAATTGCAGTAGTTATGGAAGTGCCGCAAGGCACTATCAAGTCACGACTGAATCGAGCAAGAAAGCAATTGAAGCGATTGATTAGATAAAACGAATAAAGTTATTGTAAAGGTGAATGTTATGAAAATTGATGAGCGTATAAAAAAAGAATTGGAATCCGAGTCAGAGCAGTTGGATAAAATTTTAGCCCAAGAGCCGGGGTTGTTTAATCAAGTGACCAGTATTTTTAAAGGCAGCTTGAAAGGCTGGGTGATCATGGTAAATATTGCTGTCATGATATTTACAGTGTTAATGTTTTGGTCGGGATATGAATTTTTTATGGCTAGTTCTACAGATGACAGGATTTTTTGGGGAGTAATAGCTTTGGCGGCGATTAAAGGTCAAGTCTCCTTAAAAGAATGGTTGTTTAGTGAAATGCGTCGTAATTCTTTGATGCGCGAGATAAAACGACTCGAGCTATCGATTGAACATTTAGAGCAAAAAATTGAAACTTAACAAATTGTTCAGTATACGCCTTGGAGAAGAGGTAACTTGAAACCTTTTATAGCTTTGATTTTTTGCATGAGTTTATTATTTTACTCTACTATGCTTGATGCGAATGCTTGCCAACAAAACTTGGGTGGTGAACTTGATCTATTGCCGCCGGATATTATTGAAACCTTGAAGGTGGTTTCAGATGCCTTTTGCGAAATTCAGGTCAAACAAAGCGATACCATTTACCGAGTGAGAGTTACTGGTTCGGTCAGAAAGATTAGCGAGCAAGCAGAGTATATTTATCAATGTTTAAAAAAAGATGGTTGTAGCATTTATCAAAATCAAGAAGCGATACAGGAATATAAAACGATCAAAAATATCAGCCGCGAAAAGTTGGAAGCAAAAATACAAGATCAATTAAAACGCAACTGCTATATTTCAAAACACCTGTCTAATCGTGCAGTAGACATCGGTACTCGTAGCATGCCTAAATCTTTGGTTAGCTTGTTGGTTGATTTATTAAAGAACACCGAGTATTACGTTGAGGGCAAAAAATATCAGCCAATGGTAGTTGACCGTAGCCATGGCACTGGGCCGCATCTACACATCAACTTCGAACCTTACTATTTCAATCCAGCAAAATGCCCTAAAGAATATCGTTTTCAGACGGACTAAGTTACTTTTTGCGAGCGTTCTGTTTGCGCCACTGCCAAGGCTCGATGCGTTGCGATTCTGGAAGAGCCCATAACCCAAGCTTATTCTTTCGAGCTTGTTTTTGCTGCCACTGTAGCTTGAGACTTTCCGAATAACGCCATACCCAAGCGTGACCTGTTTTAACCATTTGCTCGTTGACCGACGATTTATCAATAACAATATCAGCCAGTCGGCGACCATAGCGATCGGTTTTTTTGCCTACCAATTTGAGTGGATGGCCTTCAAGCAGCTGGCTTAAATAATCGCGCGATTCACTAGCAAAAGGTTGGTGTTTTTCTGGCGCATCAATATCTTTGAGCCGAACAACAAAAGTTTCACCTTGGTCACAACATAAAATCACGCTGTCGCCATCCTGCACATATTTTAGTTGATAGTCGCCACTGGCTTGTTGGCACGCGCTGAGCAGGAAAAGACTGATACAAAATACAATTTTCATGAGGTTATTTTTATGCTGTTATTTTCCTAGAGCTAGTTTAGGGTTTTTTGGGCTTTGGTTTGGGCAGCGTCGCGACGGATGAAATTAGCAAGCCTGTAACTAAGGAAATCGCAATAATGGTCATGTTAAAGGCAGTTTCGATGCCGCCGATAATGTCATGATCCAAAATGGCGGTTAGGCTCTTAAAACCTACGGAACCGGGAACTAAAATAATCAATCCGGGCATCATAATGGCAGCGGTTGGAACTTTTTTGACCAGATAAGCAAGGTTAGCAAAAAGACCAACTGATAAAGCGCCGAGAAAGGCGCCCGTGGTAGGGCCTAATTGAGCGACCCCCCAACGTGAGACGTAATAAGCGATAAAGGTTGCAACAATGATCCAAGGCAGCTCGCGCCAGCGCGTTTGGAACAAAATGGTAAAAGACCAAGAAGTAGCCAGCAGCGCAACCCATAAAGTCCAGTTGGGCAAAGGGTTAAAGGCTGGCAGCACCGCGGAAGGGAAAAAGTAATTGGCTAGTTGGCTACCAATGGCAACACCAAAGCCCATCTGGATAAAGATCATGCCCGCGCCGATCAGGCGTGAAGTACCAGAAACGAGGTTTTGGGTGGCAAGTTCTGCCATTGCTATGGTCAACATCATGCCCGGAACCAATATAATGATGCCCGCCACAATCGGAATATAGGTCGAGTGCAGTCCTAACCATTTATTAAAGGCGAAGGAGATAAACGAAGCTAAAAAGGCGCACATAGCCGGCATCAAGCTGGAGACCGACTGAATGCGCGGGCTATTGTTGACTAGGATCCCGACGATTAAGCCGATAAAAGTTGCCGCGATTACTTCTTGCCAGCCGCCGTTAAAAATGCGCGCGATCGCGGCGGAGACTAAACTAAAACAAAAAACCATCCAGATTTTGTTGTGCAGTGGTTTTGAGGTGCTGATATGGTTTAATTCTTGTGCGCCCTCTTCTGCGGTCATATCGCCATTAATTACCGCGTGCGCTACTTCCATGGTGCTGCGCAACTTATCCACATTCACTTCGCCTGAATTAGAGCGAATCACGTAAGTATGTGGAGTTTCTTCATCTTCCATAAAGGTCATGGTAATGCTGGTTGGCACGGCAATTACTTGCACCCCGTAATCGAGCTGATTTGCGACCTGCGCCATGAGCGTTTCTAACTCGTAAGTTGGTACGCCATAGGTATGCAGGGCTTTAACTAGGCGTAGCATGAAGCCAACGGGTTTGTGTCGCTCGGGAAAGTTAGGAACCTTGTCCAGTCGGCGCTGTTCAATCGATTTTGGGACTTGTGTGCTCATAATCCTTAATTATGGGATTGGGGCTAATACAGATTAGCCCAATGCTACCGCTTTTGATTAACTTTTGTAACAACTATTTACGGCTGAAATATTGAATATTCTCAAGCAGGCGCATAGAATTGTCCGTACGGTATCAATTAATTGATAGCAACTGCTGTTGCTAAAGTCGAAGGCTAGTTTGTTGCAAAAACATCTGCAAAAAATTCTGTTAGTGCTGGCTCTGTTGAGCTTGGCCTTTTCGACTATTGCCCACTCCAGCGCTCCTTCGCACGATGCGTTGGATTGTTCGGTTTGTCTTTACCAGCCACTTTCTGATCTGATCGAAGCGCCTAAATCGCTGGAATTAGATCCGTCCCAATGGGCTGGAGAAGCGATCTCCAGTCGGTATTCTGAACTTTATCTTTACCAAGCTGCCAGCCCTTTTATGGGACGGGCCCCACCTATTTCTCGTTAATAACACTTTTTTTAAAACCTAACCTTTAAAATTTTACCGTGCTTAGCGCGGCAGTTGTTATTGAGGAATAATAATGAAACTATCAAAAATTAGCTTGCTTATGGCGGCGATATTTGCCCAGCCATTGGTTGCTGAACCTAAAAATTTAACCGGCAAAGTACTGGATGAACAAGACAATCCAGTGGTTGATGCGGAAGTTCATATTCGCCGTTTGAACAAAACCGTAACCACGGATGCGCAGGGTCTTTTCCGTTTTGAGCAGTTGGAAGAAGGTCGTTATGTGATCGATGTTGAAGCTGGCAGTAAGGGCCATATCAATCAATCGATCAACCATAATGGCGAGCAAAAGATGCTACGGGTCGGCGATGATAATACCGAAATCATCGTAGTTACTGGCAATCCGTTGGAGCATTCAAGTTTGGAAATGACCTCGCCTGCGGTCATCATTAGCGGTGATAACTTAATTAAAAACCGCGGCGCTAACATTGGCGAAACTCTTGCAGAAATTCCGGGAGTTAATCTATCCAGTTTTGGTTCCGGCGCTGGCCGTCCAGTTATCCGAGGACAACAAGGTAATCGGGTAACGGTATTATCCAATAACAGCTCTACTCAAGATGCCTCTAACGCTAGTCCCGATCACTGGATCGCTGCTGAACCTTTGTTGGCTGAGCGAGTTGAAATCTTAAAAGGACCTGCAACTTTGCTCTACGGTGGCGGCGCAGTTGGTGGCGCGATTAACGTAGTGGATAAAAAAATTCCTACCCGAGTACCGAATGCCGACACTGGTGGTATTGAAGGTGGCTTTGAATTGCGCTTGGGTGATTCTCCCACTGGCGAAAGAGCCGCAGTAGGCGGTTTAACCGCTGGTAAGGATGAGTGGGCATTTCGTTTTGAAGCCTTTGATGCTGAAACCGATTCGATTGAAATACCCGATTTTGCTGAGTCAGAAGCATTACGATTAGCTGAAGAAGCCGAAGGTGAGGCAGAGCATTCAGAAGAAGCGGAAGGTATTTTAGATAATAGTGATACTGATACCCATGGCGGAAGCGTCGGCTTCTCTTACATTACGGATGCAGGTTATTGGGGAATCGCTTTTAGCCAGTATGATCGCAATTATGGTTTACCGGGTCATGCTGAACACCATGAAGAGCACGAAGAAGATGAAGATGAAGAGGAGCATGGCGAAGAAGCTATTCGGCTTGATCTAAGGCAAAAAAGAATTGATCTAAAAGGCCAATGGAACGATCCGTTTGAACATTTCCAAAGCTTAAAAATGAATTACGCCTACACCGATTACGAGCATCGCGAAATTGAGGGTGATGAAATTGGAACTACCTTTACTAATGATGCGGATGAACTTCGTTTAGAGTTGGTGCATAAGGCCTGGGCCGGTTGGCAAGGTGCTTTTGGCTTGCAGTATAACAATAGCGATTTTGCTGCCTTGGGTGATGAGGCTTTTATTCCTGCCACTGAGACTAATAAATGGGGATTATTCTGGCTAGAAGAAGTTGATGTAGGCGACTGGCATACAGAGTTGGGCATTCGTTGGGATCGGCAAGAGATTGATGCCGGTATCTTTGGTAATAAAGATGATAATGCCTATAGTTTTGCTGCTGGAACCCTATGGCATATTAACGAACACTGGTCTTTGCCGATTAATTTTGCCCGCGCCCAGCGCTTGCCTTCGGTAGAAGAGTTGTATTCCAATGCGGGCAATGACGAAGACAGTTATGTTGCTCATTTGGCTACGCTAACGGTTGATGTTGGTGATGATGAGCTGGATAAAGAGACGGCTAACAATTGGGATATCGGTTTGCGTTTCCATACTGAGGAGATTCACGCTTCTTTAGCCGTTTTTCATAATCGGGTTGACGACTTTATCTATCAACAGTTGGTAGAGGAAGATCACTCGGCAGATCCGGATCATGAGCATGAATTGCCTATTTTACAATTCAGTCAAAAGGATGCGGTTTTCGAAGGGGTGGAACTAGAAGTAGATTGGGTGTTCGCTGATGATGGGAAGAGCTTGTGGAAAGCCGGTGTCTTTGGCGATTATACTCATGCGGAATTTGATGATGGCAACTATATCCCGCGCCAGCCAGCCAAACGTTTTGGAGCCAGTCTCGGCTATCAGTTGGGCGACTTTTCAGCGGATCTGAAAGCGATTGATGCGGCAAAGCAAGATAAAGTTTCGGATGGCGAATTTGCTACCGATGGTTATACTCTGGTCAACTTGAATTTAGGCTATAACTTGTATTTTGAGCAGTCTGAAATGTTACTTTTCTTGCGTGGACAAAATCTGCTAGACGAAGAAATTCGTGATCATGCTTCCTATCTTAAAGATCGAGCTCCTAGAGCCGGACGTTCTTTACTTGCGGGTATGCGTATTACCTTCTAAAGGCGTTTTATAACCTAAATGTAAATATTTAGGTATTGCTTTTGTGTCTCTGAAACTTGTGGGTTATGCTTTGCCCACAAGTTATCAGATACTTCTTAAACTGAGCGAATGCCGAAAAAAACATTGAAGTTACCGATCAATATTGCCGCTGCCAAAGGCGGCTATTGTGTACAAATGGACATTGGTTGTAACCAAGAACAGGTGCAACTATTACTGGACACAGGCAGCAGCACCATCGCGGTTGAAACCAAAAAATACCATCCGAACAATGATTTCTACCTAAAAGCCACTCCCTATGCACAAGCGATTACTTATGGCTCTGGCGGCTGGGCGGGACCATTAGTGGAAACTCATTTGCAGTTTGAAAGCCATGATAAAAAAATGACCTTAAAAGGCGGCCATATCGCGATTATTGAATCTGAACAACAGGATAATTTTTTTGGTGCTGATGGCATCTTAGGGCTAGCCTACCGCCAATTGAATAAGGCTTACGATCTTACGGAATATTTTCAACAACGAAATTATCAACCCGAGTTAACTTTCCCTTGGCCATTTAAGATCGAGGAAAATAAAAAGTCGGTACGGACCTTTAAAAATTTTTTAAAGGGTTACGATTCGATCCATCCCAAAGCTTTTTTTACCGAGCTTGAAGAACACAAGATTTGCAAAAATAAATTTTCCTTGTATTGCAAGCGAGCGATTGTGCATGTTGAAGATAACGATTATTCAACAGAAGAGTTAGCAGCCGATCCTTTAAATCAAGGCTGGTTGATTCTAGGCGCGGGCGAGGAACATAAAGAGCTTTACCATGGTGACTTGCAGATTATTGATGTGGTGCACGATGCTTATTACAACACTCAGCTGTTCGCTATGCAGGTCGGTGATAATGATGAACTGATTTTTCCTAAAGAAAATCCTGAACGAAAAGCGGCTAAATATTCCAACTCGATTATTGATTGTGGTTCCAGTTTTTTAGTATTGCAAGATAATTTATACCAAGAGCTGCTCGATCAGCTGCTAGAAATTAACGTTAATTTTATCAAGCAGATTGAAGCTTCGGATAAGGCTTACAAAACAGGTGGCAGCTATAAACCGGATGATTTGGATTTGAGCCAATGGCCGGAGATCCATTTTTATTTTATTGGTGAACATCAAGATGACCTGACTAAAGTGAGTTGCACTCCTGACAATTACTGGCAAATAAATGCCCTAGAGTACGGCAGAGCTTGGTTTACTTTTATGCAAGAATTGCCAAATATTCCCAACAAATCAATTTTTGGATTACCCTTAATTAGCGATTATTTTTGCATTTTTGATCGCGAGCATGATGAAAATGGTGTTATTAAGGTTGGCAAAATCGAACTTTAGCTATTTAGGGATTAACTTTTTTAAAATTACCAATGCTGTAAACCAATAGGCCAGCCCAAATGAAGGCAAAGCTTATTAACAGGTGGTGATTAAAAGGTTCTTCAAACAAAAATATAGCCAACAAAAAAGTTAGGGTTGGCGCTAAATACTGCATAAAACCTACCGTATTCAAGGGTAAAATCCTCGCGCCAGCAGCAAACAGAGCCAGTGGAACGGTAGTGATAACCCCGCCGGCCACAAGCAACCAATCAATAGTCGCAGAGCCTTGTAGAAAAGCCCCTTGGTTGGCGATAAATAGATAGACAATGTACCCCGCCGTCGCTGGTAGTACGATTAGCGTTTCTACTAACAAGCCTTGTAACGGGCCAATGTTAACTTGTTTACGCAGCAGACCGTAAATAGCAAACGTTGTCGCTAGGCTCAAACTGATCCATGGCACTCCGCCCATGACTACAATGCGATAGACAACGCCAAATACGGCTAACATTAATGCTACTTTTTTCCAGTTATCCAACCGCTCCTTTAATACCAAGATGCCTAGGGCGACCGTCAGCAGCGGGTTGATAAAGTAACCCAAGCTGGTGTCGAGCACTCGATCGTTGACCACCGCCCAAGTAAAAATAAGCCAGTTACTGGAAATTAAACAAGCAGTGATGAACAGAGTGAATAGGGTTTTTTTATCTTGAAAAATAGTTTTCGGAAAAGGCCGTTTGATAGCCAGCATGATCAAGATCACCACGGGCACTGACCATGCGATTCGGTGGGCGAGAATTTCCAGCGCCGAGGTGTCGCCAAGGGCTTTAAAATAGATCGGTGCTAGGCCCCAAATCAGGAAGGCAAAAAAGGTATACAGATAGCCGGAGCGGTTTGAGTCGGTCATGCTGATTACTGCGAGTTAGTATAAAAGAGCATCTTAAAGAGCCTTAGCCTACTAGGTAGGTGCCTGTGGCAACGGCTATTTGAGTACCTTTTTCATTGACTAATTCCATCCGAACCACCGCGATTTTACTGCCGGTTCTGAGCAGGCGCGCTTTGGCGTAAAAGGTTTCTCCCTTGCCCGGCCGCAAATAGTCTACCCGAATATCAATGGTGCTGAGTTTGGTTAGCTTTTCTTTGAGCTTGGCAAGATGGGTTGCAGGGTTATCGTTTAATACCCCCACTGCAGCCATGGTGCCGCCCACCATATCCAGAGAGGCTGAGGTTACTCCGCCGTGTAAGATCCCTTGAAAATAGTTGCCAACCAGCTCTGGCTTCATGGCAAACTTAATCACGCACAAATCATCACTGACGCTATCAAACTCAAGGCCAATATGACGATTAAAAGGGATCTTATTGACCATTAACTCGCCGATGGCGGCCAGTGCTTTATCTTTTAGAAAACCCATAAGTGCTGGAATTAGATGAAATTTGCAAGAATTGACTAGAGTGTGCCTGATCTGGATCAAAAAAGGTATCTTTTATCGCCTTTCTAACCCTGATCAGAAGAGCAAGCTATTTTATCGCAGGGCAATAACCGTTATAATGTCTGCCGATTTGAAGAATTACCGACGAGGTTGTGCTTTAACAACCGACAGCTAAGAGACTTAAGAATGAAAATCGTAAAATTGATAAGTGTTTTTACTGTTAGCCTAATGCTAGCGGCTTTTGCAGGTGATGCAGCAGCAACCCATTTAAGCAAAAAGAATACGGAAAATCGTATTAAACCAGCATTCAAGGTTTACGTTGAAGGCGACAAGGTGCCTCAGGTTGCGAATGAATTGCCAAAGCCGGCTAAGCCAGCAGGTCCTCGCTCGGGTGAAGACGTTTACAATACCTATTGTACTGCTTGTCACGGCACTGGCGTTGCTGGCGCACCAAAGTTGGGCGACGCAGCGGATTGGTCGGCGCGTTTAGCAGAAGGTGGTGTTGAGCACTTGTATGAAGATGCAATCAATGGTGTCGGCGCCATGCCAGCACGCGGTACCTGTGCGGACTGTTCTGATGATGAAATTAAGAAAACGGTAGATTACATTTTAGCTAACAGCAAGTAATCCATTCGCCTAGCAAAGCTATTTGCTTTTAAAGCCGATGCTGATAAATTATCGCCATCGGCTTTTTTGTGTCCAAAACCTAAGTATCCGGCAAGATGCGATTGATAAAACCACAAGCGGCTCATTTTTTACAGCTCATGGACTGGGTTAGGACGCCTGAAATCTTTAATCTTTGGGCGGGGCCCCAATTTCGTTTTCCATTTAACCAAAAAACCTTTATCTTAAATTAGGTTTCTAAGTTAGCCCCTATCCGGAAAAGCTAGAGCTGGACAATTGTTTGTATATGGTAAAATCTAATGAACCTGAATGTTAAAGCTGGTTGGCTAATTTTTAGTGTCTTAGTGCTTGTTGGTTGCGATCAGTCGCCTCAAGATCGCAGCGGTGAAGCGATTTATTATCGCTCCTGCGTAAGTTGCCATGAGCGCGGGCATGGTGGTGCCCCAATTCGCGGTAACA
This region includes:
- a CDS encoding malate dehydrogenase encodes the protein MKQPVRVTVTGAAGQICYSLLFRIASGEMLGNDQPVILNLLEITPALKVCEAVAMELNDCAFPLVKDIVVTDDPAVAFKDSQIGLMVGAKPRGPGMERKDLIADNGKIFSSLGKVINEVADKNIKICVVGNPANTNAFILAANAPSINQRNITALTRLDHNRALYQLAEKSGSDIAEIKKMIIWGNHSVTQVPDIAFATVAGDAAADKVDAAWAKDDFMPTVAKRGAAVIAARGSSSAASAANAVLDHMRDWCLGSESGDWVSMAVPSDGSYGVEKGLIYSYPVVCKDGDYEIVQGLEVSDFIKGKMDESEQELKEEREAVADLF
- a CDS encoding RNA polymerase sigma factor, whose product is MKTSREELLVISAQAGNQAALAELYQSFYKPLVKFAFKLCGHHDWAQDAVQDVWLEVAKKLRKLNDPKAFRSWIFRAVRWRCIDLARKANKLQQLEDSDQQAAEELKSKDSGLLKLIDKLPGLERQAIYLFYLQEFSIAEIAVVMEVPQGTIKSRLNRARKQLKRLIR
- a CDS encoding DUF6768 family protein, which produces MKIDERIKKELESESEQLDKILAQEPGLFNQVTSIFKGSLKGWVIMVNIAVMIFTVLMFWSGYEFFMASSTDDRIFWGVIALAAIKGQVSLKEWLFSEMRRNSLMREIKRLELSIEHLEQKIET
- a CDS encoding thermonuclease family protein, which produces MKIVFCISLFLLSACQQASGDYQLKYVQDGDSVILCCDQGETFVVRLKDIDAPEKHQPFASESRDYLSQLLEGHPLKLVGKKTDRYGRRLADIVIDKSSVNEQMVKTGHAWVWRYSESLKLQWQQKQARKNKLGLWALPESQRIEPWQWRKQNARKK
- a CDS encoding threonine/serine exporter ThrE family protein yields the protein MSTQVPKSIEQRRLDKVPNFPERHKPVGFMLRLVKALHTYGVPTYELETLMAQVANQLDYGVQVIAVPTSITMTFMEDEETPHTYVIRSNSGEVNVDKLRSTMEVAHAVINGDMTAEEGAQELNHISTSKPLHNKIWMVFCFSLVSAAIARIFNGGWQEVIAATFIGLIVGILVNNSPRIQSVSSLMPAMCAFLASFISFAFNKWLGLHSTYIPIVAGIIILVPGMMLTIAMAELATQNLVSGTSRLIGAGMIFIQMGFGVAIGSQLANYFFPSAVLPAFNPLPNWTLWVALLATSWSFTILFQTRWRELPWIIVATFIAYYVSRWGVAQLGPTTGAFLGALSVGLFANLAYLVKKVPTAAIMMPGLIILVPGSVGFKSLTAILDHDIIGGIETAFNMTIIAISLVTGLLISSVATLPKPKPKKP
- a CDS encoding TonB-dependent receptor, whose amino-acid sequence is MKLSKISLLMAAIFAQPLVAEPKNLTGKVLDEQDNPVVDAEVHIRRLNKTVTTDAQGLFRFEQLEEGRYVIDVEAGSKGHINQSINHNGEQKMLRVGDDNTEIIVVTGNPLEHSSLEMTSPAVIISGDNLIKNRGANIGETLAEIPGVNLSSFGSGAGRPVIRGQQGNRVTVLSNNSSTQDASNASPDHWIAAEPLLAERVEILKGPATLLYGGGAVGGAINVVDKKIPTRVPNADTGGIEGGFELRLGDSPTGERAAVGGLTAGKDEWAFRFEAFDAETDSIEIPDFAESEALRLAEEAEGEAEHSEEAEGILDNSDTDTHGGSVGFSYITDAGYWGIAFSQYDRNYGLPGHAEHHEEHEEDEDEEEHGEEAIRLDLRQKRIDLKGQWNDPFEHFQSLKMNYAYTDYEHREIEGDEIGTTFTNDADELRLELVHKAWAGWQGAFGLQYNNSDFAALGDEAFIPATETNKWGLFWLEEVDVGDWHTELGIRWDRQEIDAGIFGNKDDNAYSFAAGTLWHINEHWSLPINFARAQRLPSVEELYSNAGNDEDSYVAHLATLTVDVGDDELDKETANNWDIGLRFHTEEIHASLAVFHNRVDDFIYQQLVEEDHSADPDHEHELPILQFSQKDAVFEGVELEVDWVFADDGKSLWKAGVFGDYTHAEFDDGNYIPRQPAKRFGASLGYQLGDFSADLKAIDAAKQDKVSDGEFATDGYTLVNLNLGYNLYFEQSEMLLFLRGQNLLDEEIRDHASYLKDRAPRAGRSLLAGMRITF
- a CDS encoding pepsin-like aspartic protease, encoding MPKKTLKLPINIAAAKGGYCVQMDIGCNQEQVQLLLDTGSSTIAVETKKYHPNNDFYLKATPYAQAITYGSGGWAGPLVETHLQFESHDKKMTLKGGHIAIIESEQQDNFFGADGILGLAYRQLNKAYDLTEYFQQRNYQPELTFPWPFKIEENKKSVRTFKNFLKGYDSIHPKAFFTELEEHKICKNKFSLYCKRAIVHVEDNDYSTEELAADPLNQGWLILGAGEEHKELYHGDLQIIDVVHDAYYNTQLFAMQVGDNDELIFPKENPERKAAKYSNSIIDCGSSFLVLQDNLYQELLDQLLEINVNFIKQIEASDKAYKTGGSYKPDDLDLSQWPEIHFYFIGEHQDDLTKVSCTPDNYWQINALEYGRAWFTFMQELPNIPNKSIFGLPLISDYFCIFDREHDENGVIKVGKIEL
- the rarD gene encoding EamA family transporter RarD; amino-acid sequence: MTDSNRSGYLYTFFAFLIWGLAPIYFKALGDTSALEILAHRIAWSVPVVILIMLAIKRPFPKTIFQDKKTLFTLFITACLISSNWLIFTWAVVNDRVLDTSLGYFINPLLTVALGILVLKERLDNWKKVALMLAVFGVVYRIVVMGGVPWISLSLATTFAIYGLLRKQVNIGPLQGLLVETLIVLPATAGYIVYLFIANQGAFLQGSATIDWLLVAGGVITTVPLALFAAGARILPLNTVGFMQYLAPTLTFLLAIFLFEEPFNHHLLISFAFIWAGLLVYSIGNFKKVNP
- a CDS encoding thioesterase family protein → MGFLKDKALAAIGELMVNKIPFNRHIGLEFDSVSDDLCVIKFAMKPELVGNYFQGILHGGVTSASLDMVGGTMAAVGVLNDNPATHLAKLKEKLTKLSTIDIRVDYLRPGKGETFYAKARLLRTGSKIAVVRMELVNEKGTQIAVATGTYLVG
- a CDS encoding cytochrome c5 family protein, which translates into the protein MKIVKLISVFTVSLMLAAFAGDAAATHLSKKNTENRIKPAFKVYVEGDKVPQVANELPKPAKPAGPRSGEDVYNTYCTACHGTGVAGAPKLGDAADWSARLAEGGVEHLYEDAINGVGAMPARGTCADCSDDEIKKTVDYILANSK